One Edaphobacter flagellatus genomic region harbors:
- a CDS encoding sialate O-acetylesterase, producing MNLTLRIRSLLMTGLLLSCAQLKGQTLTLASPLDYQVFQRTTRLAGAIELRGHGPAEADNLRVRIKGEAISGKLHSKWTRFTLHSSSGDFKQIIETSAGGFYTVEVQLRRGHHTLAASTIPHVGVGEVFVIAGQSNSTNYGETLQTVQTGMVSTFSGDSWRIANDPQPGTQDNSKKGSFLPSFGDALYRKYHVPIGIASTGHGSTSIRQWLPAGEKVEVMPTMTKYITKTADGTLISDGTLFNGMMHRIQQFGPHGFRAVLWHQGESDSHQAPEHEISASTYRDMLEHVILSARQQAGWDIPWFVAQASYHTPQDPSTPPIREAQQSLWRSGIALQGPDTDTLTAAYRQNNGKGTHFNDAGLKAHGALWAQSVEVWLDPILR from the coding sequence ATGAACTTAACACTCAGAATCCGCAGCCTTCTCATGACCGGTCTTCTTCTCAGCTGCGCACAGCTCAAAGGGCAGACTCTCACCCTCGCATCTCCGCTTGACTACCAGGTCTTCCAGCGCACTACCCGTCTGGCCGGTGCCATCGAACTGCGCGGTCATGGCCCCGCCGAGGCAGACAACCTGCGTGTGCGCATTAAAGGGGAGGCAATCTCCGGGAAGCTTCACAGCAAGTGGACCAGGTTCACTCTCCATTCCTCTTCCGGCGATTTCAAGCAAATCATCGAGACCTCTGCCGGCGGTTTCTACACCGTTGAGGTACAACTGCGTCGCGGCCATCACACGCTGGCAGCCTCCACAATTCCGCACGTTGGCGTCGGCGAAGTCTTTGTCATCGCAGGGCAATCCAACTCCACTAATTATGGCGAGACTCTTCAGACTGTTCAGACCGGTATGGTCTCCACCTTTAGCGGTGACTCCTGGCGAATTGCCAACGACCCACAGCCCGGCACGCAGGACAACAGCAAGAAGGGAAGCTTCCTTCCTTCCTTCGGCGACGCACTTTACCGCAAATACCACGTCCCCATCGGCATTGCGTCCACTGGCCATGGTTCCACAAGCATTCGCCAGTGGCTCCCCGCAGGGGAGAAGGTCGAAGTCATGCCCACGATGACGAAATACATCACCAAAACTGCGGACGGTACGCTCATCAGCGACGGAACCCTCTTCAACGGCATGATGCACCGTATCCAACAGTTCGGTCCCCATGGCTTCCGCGCCGTCCTCTGGCATCAGGGCGAATCCGACTCACATCAGGCCCCCGAGCATGAGATCTCCGCCTCTACCTACCGCGACATGCTCGAACACGTCATTCTCTCCGCGCGCCAGCAGGCCGGATGGGACATCCCCTGGTTCGTTGCGCAGGCTAGCTACCATACTCCCCAGGATCCCTCCACGCCTCCCATCCGTGAGGCTCAGCAAAGCCTTTGGAGAAGCGGCATCGCGCTGCAGGGGCCAGATACCGACACCCTCACCGCGGCCTACCGGCAGAACAACGGCAAAGGCACACACTTCAACGACGCTGGCCTGAAGGCTCACGGTGCGCTTTGGGCCCAGAGTGTCGAAGTGTGGCTCGATCCCATCCTGCGTTAA
- a CDS encoding LacI family DNA-binding transcriptional regulator, which yields MRDIAKLAGVSSATVSRVINGLNNVKPSTAERVRKVIAEAKFYPNSSATTLKHGRSNSYGLIIPDITNPFFPELIRSFEQIMVERNLDMFMATTDFHASRAQQSIRRMLIRKVDGVALLASEIETEPIEALVHNRVPLVTMDRRIVGPGLSDVQIDYYSGILEAVKHLKSLRHTRIGYIGGSIGPTISDHHRDGFIKAMKKNSLKVDTELMRAGDYRISGGERAMVELLNLRPYPTAIIAANDLTAIGALRALHARGLSVPSDVSVVGFDDIELADLFQPPLTTVKLPRQQLARQLFKALEGLQSDAQSLGTQYEVAGSLVIRKSTAMARAD from the coding sequence ATGCGTGACATCGCGAAGCTAGCAGGAGTTTCAAGCGCCACCGTGTCACGCGTTATCAATGGTCTCAACAATGTCAAACCCTCCACAGCAGAACGCGTTCGGAAGGTGATCGCAGAGGCCAAGTTCTATCCCAATAGCAGCGCGACGACCTTAAAGCACGGAAGGTCAAATTCCTACGGGCTCATCATTCCAGACATCACGAACCCATTCTTCCCAGAGCTAATCCGAAGCTTCGAACAGATTATGGTCGAGAGGAATCTCGACATGTTCATGGCGACGACGGACTTTCATGCCTCGCGCGCACAGCAATCCATCCGCCGCATGCTCATCCGGAAAGTTGACGGGGTAGCACTTCTCGCCTCTGAGATTGAGACGGAGCCGATCGAAGCTCTGGTTCACAATCGTGTCCCTCTTGTCACGATGGACCGCCGTATCGTTGGCCCTGGCTTGAGTGATGTACAGATCGACTACTACAGTGGCATCCTCGAAGCGGTTAAGCATCTTAAGTCTCTCAGGCACACCCGCATCGGATATATCGGAGGCTCCATTGGCCCAACCATCTCCGATCATCATCGTGACGGCTTCATCAAAGCGATGAAAAAGAACAGCCTCAAAGTGGATACGGAGTTGATGAGGGCAGGCGACTATCGCATCTCCGGTGGGGAGCGGGCCATGGTGGAGCTATTAAACCTCCGTCCATATCCGACAGCTATTATCGCAGCTAACGATCTTACCGCGATCGGTGCGCTTCGTGCGCTGCATGCAAGAGGATTGTCCGTGCCGTCCGATGTCTCTGTGGTCGGCTTTGACGATATCGAGCTGGCGGATCTCTTTCAACCGCCTTTGACAACGGTCAAGCTGCCACGGCAACAACTCGCACGTCAGTTGTTTAAAGCACTGGAAGGCCTGCAGAGCGATGCGCAGTCGTTGGGTACGCAATATGAAGTTGCCGGAAGTCTTGTCATTCGCAAATCGACTGCGATGGCTCGTGCTGATTGA
- a CDS encoding alpha-L-fucosidase: MRSLLWIFVAMAGIGHAVGQNLAPDEAQRRLDAGNEPMKVGNASPQDAAAIQDAKTGWYAESLKTRDQRLAWWREARFGCFVHWGAYSVLGGEWEGRPNPGYAEHIMRVNKIPLSVYRDDVAAKFHPDAYDAKSWVKQMKAAGMQYVIITSKHHDGFAIWPSDVSKYNIRDVSHFDRDPLKELVDAAHAAGMHVGFYYSHAFDWEDPNAPGNDWDYQNPAGDKGLYGGLNWYNAHPELIPRVEKYVYGKAIPQLKELIAKYHPDILWFDTPSKLPFFEQAAIIKAVRQADPNVVINGRAARTLGVNLGDYLDTADRPAELRPTPGDWEAIPTTNESYGYNKLDTVHKPVGYFIQLLAKTAAKGGNILLNIGPKGDGTIDPPDAEILAGIGKWMAVNGDSIHGTERTPLDRQAWGDSTVKGDTLYLHVLEWPSNGKLLVGGLLSNVKQAYLLSDAAKKPLKTSRVGTEDLLIDVPKMAPDAVDTVIVVKTDGPVKGKTGRLLQAQTNQLLGFDATATGNGFVYGDGKTAQYFVDGLQKEGNSLTWQIRTEKALRFALEVKYSTPKDESTPNRKFAVRLGDKTFTGAIEATAGPRQMKTLPMGEVEIKPGALQDLTITMEGGGDPVHFFEIDLKAL; the protein is encoded by the coding sequence ATGCGCAGTCTTCTTTGGATTTTCGTGGCGATGGCAGGCATCGGCCACGCAGTGGGGCAAAATCTCGCTCCCGATGAGGCGCAACGCCGGCTGGATGCCGGCAATGAGCCCATGAAGGTCGGTAACGCTTCGCCGCAAGATGCGGCGGCGATTCAGGATGCAAAGACAGGCTGGTATGCAGAGTCATTGAAGACACGAGATCAGCGGCTGGCGTGGTGGCGTGAAGCGCGATTTGGATGCTTTGTTCACTGGGGCGCCTATTCGGTGCTGGGAGGAGAGTGGGAAGGCCGGCCGAATCCGGGGTATGCCGAACACATCATGCGCGTAAACAAGATTCCTCTGAGCGTCTATCGCGATGACGTAGCGGCAAAGTTCCATCCGGATGCCTACGATGCAAAGTCGTGGGTGAAGCAGATGAAGGCAGCGGGCATGCAATACGTCATCATCACATCGAAGCATCATGATGGGTTTGCGATCTGGCCGTCGGATGTGAGCAAGTACAACATACGCGACGTCTCGCACTTCGATCGCGATCCGCTCAAAGAACTCGTCGACGCTGCGCATGCCGCGGGGATGCATGTGGGCTTCTACTACTCCCATGCATTCGACTGGGAGGACCCCAATGCTCCGGGCAATGACTGGGACTACCAGAACCCAGCAGGCGACAAGGGGTTGTATGGCGGATTGAACTGGTACAACGCTCATCCAGAGCTGATTCCGCGCGTTGAAAAGTATGTATACGGCAAGGCGATTCCTCAATTAAAGGAACTGATCGCGAAGTATCACCCCGACATTCTGTGGTTCGATACGCCAAGCAAGCTTCCCTTCTTTGAACAAGCGGCGATCATCAAGGCCGTGCGTCAGGCCGATCCGAATGTTGTGATCAACGGACGCGCGGCGCGAACGCTGGGAGTGAACCTGGGCGATTATCTCGACACAGCCGACCGTCCGGCGGAACTGCGTCCTACGCCGGGGGACTGGGAGGCGATTCCGACAACAAACGAGTCGTATGGATATAACAAGCTCGATACGGTGCATAAGCCGGTTGGCTATTTCATTCAGCTGCTGGCTAAAACGGCAGCCAAGGGCGGCAATATCTTGCTGAACATCGGTCCAAAGGGTGATGGCACCATCGACCCGCCGGATGCGGAGATTCTGGCAGGCATCGGCAAATGGATGGCCGTCAACGGCGACAGCATTCACGGCACCGAGCGGACGCCGCTGGACCGGCAGGCGTGGGGCGATTCGACAGTGAAAGGCGATACGCTTTATCTACATGTGCTGGAGTGGCCGTCCAATGGCAAGCTGCTCGTCGGTGGATTGTTGAGCAATGTGAAGCAGGCTTATCTGTTGAGCGATGCGGCGAAGAAGCCCTTGAAGACGAGCCGCGTGGGCACAGAAGATCTGCTGATCGATGTACCGAAGATGGCTCCGGATGCCGTGGATACAGTCATCGTTGTGAAGACAGATGGGCCGGTGAAGGGCAAGACGGGACGTCTGCTGCAGGCGCAGACAAATCAGTTGCTCGGATTTGATGCGACAGCAACGGGCAACGGCTTTGTCTACGGGGATGGCAAGACGGCGCAGTACTTCGTGGACGGCTTGCAGAAGGAAGGCAATTCACTGACCTGGCAGATTCGCACGGAGAAGGCACTGCGCTTTGCCTTGGAGGTGAAGTACAGCACACCAAAGGATGAGAGCACGCCGAACAGAAAGTTTGCCGTCAGGCTGGGAGACAAGACTTTCACAGGAGCGATTGAAGCGACGGCAGGTCCTCGCCAGATGAAGACACTGCCAATGGGCGAAGTCGAGATCAAGCCCGGCGCGCTGCAGGATCTAACCATTACGATGGAGGGCGGCGGCGATCCGGTGCACTTCTTCGAAATCGACCTGAAAGCTCTGTAG
- a CDS encoding glycoside hydrolase family 28 protein produces the protein MENKSSSMTRREWLNTVSLPALAATSFAMMKATPLAAEPAGKSDKLDLGSRVYNVRSYGAKGDGKAMDTAAIQAAVDACTADGGGTVLLTGGIFQTGTVELKSNVTLHIASSAKLLGTSDGKQYHAVDAIPLSGDSTLNDGNWALLYAVNAKNVTIEGPGTIDGQGFQFHSPVRGTPPPSGLGGLKRPYHILAHQCENLIVRNIDLIDCAYHSIRVIQSKRVHMDTIYIHNRVNSNNDGFHFISAQYVTVNNCIVLSQDDACALFGSCKYVTVTNSVFSTRWSVFRFGGGFAENIAISNCVIYQVYGCPIKFQGNPGSRYENISFSNLVLSDVTGPIHVSVGPRAARAATPGAPVTPSNEYDASTGAPRGTTTPAVLRNISFSNIHGTVTTNPPQLPDAKITSNANPGEKHSCITLNCVGGATMENISLSNIHLTFGGGGTAEDAARRDLPEIAGEYFMMGPMPAYGLYARGVHGLTVQNIRLQVASPDLRPAVIFDHVVDATIYGINVQGNTSAESAARFIDSKDILMNSPRLLTPAAVFLQVEGSENENIIVDGGDLSKAQKPVAFANGAAEKVVRLRI, from the coding sequence TTGGAAAACAAGTCAAGCAGTATGACGCGCCGCGAGTGGCTCAACACCGTCTCCCTTCCCGCATTAGCGGCCACATCGTTCGCCATGATGAAAGCGACACCTCTCGCAGCAGAGCCTGCAGGCAAGTCTGACAAGCTCGATCTGGGATCGCGTGTCTACAATGTCCGCAGCTACGGGGCCAAGGGCGATGGTAAGGCCATGGATACCGCGGCGATCCAGGCCGCCGTTGACGCATGTACTGCCGATGGCGGCGGCACGGTTCTCCTCACTGGCGGAATATTTCAGACAGGAACAGTGGAGCTGAAGAGCAACGTCACGCTTCACATCGCATCGTCGGCAAAACTTCTCGGCACGTCAGATGGCAAACAGTACCACGCTGTCGATGCCATCCCGCTTAGCGGCGATTCGACGTTGAATGATGGGAACTGGGCGCTTCTCTATGCCGTTAATGCGAAGAACGTCACGATTGAAGGCCCCGGAACAATTGATGGTCAAGGCTTCCAGTTTCATTCTCCCGTTCGCGGGACCCCGCCTCCAAGTGGCCTCGGAGGGCTTAAGCGTCCGTATCATATCCTCGCGCATCAGTGCGAAAACCTGATTGTGCGCAACATCGACCTCATCGATTGCGCGTACCACAGCATTCGGGTCATCCAAAGCAAGCGTGTTCACATGGACACGATCTACATTCACAACCGCGTTAACAGCAATAACGATGGTTTCCACTTCATCAGCGCGCAATACGTTACCGTCAATAACTGCATCGTCCTCTCGCAGGACGACGCATGTGCACTCTTCGGGAGTTGCAAGTACGTCACGGTAACGAACTCTGTCTTCAGCACGCGCTGGTCGGTCTTTCGTTTCGGCGGAGGATTCGCTGAGAACATTGCTATCTCAAACTGCGTCATCTATCAGGTGTACGGGTGCCCTATCAAGTTCCAGGGCAATCCGGGTTCGCGGTATGAGAACATCTCCTTCTCGAATCTTGTGCTGAGCGATGTAACCGGCCCGATTCATGTCAGTGTCGGACCGAGAGCCGCACGTGCAGCTACTCCAGGCGCACCAGTCACTCCGTCGAACGAATATGACGCATCGACGGGAGCTCCGCGAGGAACAACAACGCCAGCGGTGCTCCGCAATATTTCGTTTAGTAATATCCACGGAACGGTGACGACGAATCCGCCTCAACTTCCCGACGCGAAAATTACAAGCAATGCGAATCCGGGAGAGAAGCACTCGTGCATCACGTTGAACTGTGTCGGCGGAGCAACGATGGAAAACATCTCGCTTAGCAACATTCACCTCACCTTTGGTGGAGGCGGTACTGCAGAAGATGCAGCGCGCAGGGACCTCCCTGAGATAGCAGGCGAGTATTTCATGATGGGGCCGATGCCCGCGTATGGACTCTACGCACGCGGTGTTCATGGGCTCACAGTGCAGAATATCCGTCTTCAGGTTGCATCTCCTGATCTTCGTCCTGCGGTCATCTTTGATCACGTTGTTGATGCCACAATCTACGGCATCAATGTTCAGGGCAACACATCTGCGGAATCGGCGGCACGATTCATTGATAGCAAAGATATTTTGATGAACTCCCCACGGCTGCTTACGCCGGCTGCAGTCTTCCTGCAGGTCGAAGGAAGCGAAAATGAGAACATCATCGTCGATGGTGGAGATCTATCGAAGGCGCAGAAGCCCGTGGCCTTCGCCAATGGAGCAGCGGAGAAAGTGGTTCGTCTTCGTATCTGA
- a CDS encoding sodium:solute symporter family transporter, translating into MPYLASLSAAYLHATFGVVCLYVIGILAAGYLFRRRSETASQFLHAGKMLPAGVTSLAFLAANCGALEIMGLAAASAKYGMLTLHFYWIGAIPAIIFLALFMMPVYAQSGAATLPEFLRLRYNDTLQMIVSVSLIVMMGFVSGISLYAIASLLQVFLGWNFFATILFTLAITSCYVSLGGLKGTIYSEVIQLAITVAGLVPLTYLILRRFHGLHGLVASVPDPMRHTWASLPAINPKTAPMDVLGVIAGLGFVLSFGYWCTDFLLIQRALAARDMRGSVNTPLIAGFAKLVFPLLVVVPGLAAFSVLSSDVRFDETMPRVMTHFYGPAMLGLGVSAILASLMSALAGNIMGIATIWTHDVYKPRIAAAKSESQYLRMGRLSIAAATVFSIASAYLALRYSTMMDYLMLIFSLFNAPLFATMLLGVFTRWTTPVAAIAGLVSGMLAALAMNLAVHFGLLHYGSQMNANFYGAIVAFFVCLIASSLMSLFTQAKPAAEIEHVTFNSRMLRSTQALRVSWLLATLLLATCILINISFW; encoded by the coding sequence GTGCCTTATCTGGCCTCGCTCTCTGCGGCTTATCTCCATGCCACATTTGGCGTGGTGTGCCTGTACGTTATAGGCATTCTCGCCGCAGGCTACCTCTTTCGACGGCGCTCGGAGACGGCATCACAATTTCTTCATGCGGGGAAGATGCTGCCAGCTGGGGTGACCTCGCTCGCCTTTCTTGCCGCCAACTGCGGAGCTCTGGAGATTATGGGGCTTGCTGCAGCCAGTGCGAAGTATGGCATGCTGACGCTGCATTTCTATTGGATCGGCGCGATTCCAGCGATCATCTTTCTCGCTCTCTTCATGATGCCGGTCTATGCGCAGAGCGGCGCGGCGACATTGCCGGAGTTTCTGCGTCTTCGCTACAACGACACACTGCAGATGATCGTGTCCGTGTCGTTGATTGTGATGATGGGGTTCGTCTCGGGCATTAGTCTCTATGCGATTGCATCGCTGCTGCAGGTGTTTCTGGGCTGGAATTTCTTCGCGACGATTCTTTTCACACTGGCAATCACAAGTTGCTATGTCTCGCTTGGCGGCTTGAAGGGAACGATCTATAGCGAGGTTATCCAGCTGGCAATCACTGTGGCGGGTCTGGTTCCTTTGACGTATCTCATTCTGCGGCGCTTTCATGGGCTTCATGGACTCGTCGCCAGTGTGCCGGATCCGATGCGCCATACGTGGGCATCGCTTCCCGCCATTAATCCTAAGACTGCGCCCATGGATGTTCTGGGAGTGATCGCGGGACTGGGCTTTGTACTTAGCTTTGGATATTGGTGTACGGATTTTCTGCTGATTCAGCGAGCACTTGCTGCGCGCGACATGCGCGGCTCAGTCAATACGCCTTTGATCGCGGGGTTTGCGAAACTGGTATTCCCACTGCTGGTTGTTGTTCCGGGGCTCGCGGCCTTCTCCGTGCTGTCTTCAGACGTACGATTTGATGAGACGATGCCCAGAGTGATGACCCACTTTTATGGCCCGGCCATGCTGGGCCTGGGAGTCTCCGCAATTCTGGCCAGCCTGATGTCGGCACTGGCGGGAAACATCATGGGCATTGCCACCATCTGGACGCATGACGTTTACAAGCCCAGGATCGCTGCAGCGAAGAGTGAATCGCAGTATCTGCGCATGGGGAGATTATCCATCGCTGCGGCAACTGTCTTCAGCATCGCGTCGGCGTATCTTGCGCTTCGCTATAGCACGATGATGGATTATCTGATGCTAATCTTTTCACTCTTCAATGCTCCATTGTTTGCGACGATGCTGCTTGGTGTATTCACTCGATGGACGACACCTGTTGCGGCGATTGCAGGGCTGGTATCTGGAATGCTGGCCGCCCTGGCCATGAATCTTGCAGTGCATTTTGGGCTGCTGCACTATGGGTCACAGATGAACGCTAATTTTTATGGAGCCATCGTTGCGTTCTTCGTCTGCCTGATCGCATCGTCCCTCATGAGCCTGTTCACGCAAGCAAAGCCGGCTGCGGAGATCGAACACGTCACCTTTAACTCGCGCATGTTGCGATCCACTCAGGCGTTACGCGTGTCGTGGCTGCTGGCGACGCTTTTGCTGGCGACCTGCATACTGATCAACATTAGTTTTTGGTGA
- a CDS encoding glycoside hydrolase family 88/105 protein — protein sequence MNRRQAAKMLIPMPFLAHGQMRSAFAEMFFGAKDKVAATETDWSKDLCDSQMQRTPDPTKLGGWGYAISLYLYGQFLVYKRTGDKKYLDYIQGWVDKHVSEDGVIDRTISALDYMLPGNLLLVLYAETKQEKYRKAADSIRHRFDTYPRTEDGAFWHALSRQHQLWLDGMFMSMPFLVRYGKTFNDAKYANDEAVKQLLIYKKHLNDPQTGLMFHAYDESGAQPWADPVTHHSSIFWCRAIGWFGMALIEVLEILPHNHPQRKELIDQVIQLTNAYAKYQDSATGLWYQVVDKASTPGNWLETSSSSMYTYTIYMAVQRKYIPKKFLEVACKGYRGVLTQVSKDADGQMHIANICGGTNVGDLAFYLNRPRNTDDFHGLGAFLIMNEQLRLSSWPSR from the coding sequence ATGAATAGACGACAAGCTGCAAAGATGTTGATACCGATGCCGTTCCTGGCTCACGGCCAGATGCGTTCGGCTTTTGCCGAAATGTTCTTCGGCGCTAAAGATAAGGTCGCTGCCACCGAGACCGACTGGTCGAAAGATCTCTGCGATTCCCAGATGCAGCGCACGCCTGATCCGACAAAGCTCGGAGGCTGGGGCTATGCGATCTCGCTCTATCTCTATGGGCAGTTTCTGGTCTACAAGCGGACGGGAGACAAGAAATATCTCGACTACATTCAGGGGTGGGTCGATAAGCATGTCTCCGAAGACGGCGTCATTGATCGCACGATTTCGGCGCTGGACTACATGCTCCCCGGCAATCTTCTGCTGGTGCTCTATGCCGAGACGAAGCAGGAGAAATATCGCAAGGCAGCCGACAGCATCCGGCATCGTTTCGACACTTACCCGCGTACTGAAGATGGTGCCTTCTGGCACGCGCTCTCCAGGCAGCATCAGCTATGGCTCGACGGCATGTTTATGTCGATGCCGTTCCTTGTTCGTTATGGCAAAACCTTCAATGATGCGAAGTATGCCAACGACGAAGCGGTGAAGCAGCTGCTGATCTACAAAAAGCATTTGAATGATCCGCAGACTGGGCTGATGTTTCATGCTTACGATGAGTCCGGTGCACAGCCCTGGGCCGATCCAGTTACACATCACTCTTCGATCTTCTGGTGCAGGGCGATCGGCTGGTTTGGCATGGCGTTGATCGAAGTTCTGGAGATCCTGCCGCACAACCATCCGCAGCGTAAAGAACTGATCGATCAGGTCATTCAGCTTACAAATGCCTATGCAAAGTACCAGGATTCCGCAACGGGCCTCTGGTATCAGGTCGTGGATAAAGCAAGCACACCCGGAAACTGGCTCGAAACTTCCAGTTCGTCCATGTACACCTACACGATCTATATGGCGGTGCAGCGCAAATACATTCCGAAGAAGTTTCTCGAAGTTGCCTGCAAAGGGTATCGTGGCGTCCTCACCCAGGTCTCTAAAGATGCCGACGGCCAGATGCACATCGCGAACATTTGTGGCGGCACCAACGTGGGCGATCTGGCGTTCTACCTCAACCGCCCACGCAACACCGACGACTTCCACGGGCTGGGTGCGTTCCTCATCATGAATGAGCAGCTGCGTCTTTCAAGCTGGCCTTCTCGCTAA